The following proteins are co-located in the Siansivirga zeaxanthinifaciens CC-SAMT-1 genome:
- a CDS encoding dihydrolipoamide acetyltransferase family protein: MARFELKLPKMGESVAEATITSWLKEVGDTVELDEAVLEIATDKVDSEVPSEEEGILVEKLFKVNDVVQVGQVVAIIETSSNTPNKNLEIETESTQNVDYQDTVSIDKVVETIVKAREVLEPVVSTDDRFYSPLVRNIAKEEGVSQEELDALKGTGKDGRVTKNDILDYVANRGNLKLDASIKEVQPAQTPPKAEAVVQADVPQERVVEAKVNNEKVVEVVSSEKEATKTLLTNSGDEIIEMTRMGKIISHHMMESINTSAHVQSFIEADVTNVWKWRAKVKDAFAKREGENLTFTPIFMEVIAKALRDYPLMNISLEGDKIIKKKHINLGMAAALPDGNLIVPVIKNADQLNLVGMTKQVNDLANRARTNKLKPDEIQGGTYTVTNVGSFGSIMGTPIINQPQVGILALGAIRKMPAVIETPEGDFIGIRYKMILSHSYDHRVVNGALGGMFVKAVKDYLEAWDMKREI; encoded by the coding sequence ATGGCAAGATTTGAACTGAAATTACCAAAAATGGGAGAAAGTGTTGCAGAAGCAACCATAACATCTTGGTTAAAAGAAGTTGGAGATACTGTAGAATTAGATGAAGCTGTACTTGAAATCGCAACCGATAAAGTCGATAGCGAAGTACCAAGTGAAGAAGAAGGTATCTTAGTTGAAAAATTATTTAAAGTAAATGATGTAGTTCAGGTAGGTCAGGTTGTTGCCATTATAGAAACAAGTTCTAATACGCCAAATAAAAATTTAGAAATAGAAACAGAGTCTACACAAAATGTAGATTACCAAGATACCGTTTCAATAGATAAAGTCGTAGAAACTATTGTAAAAGCTAGAGAAGTTTTAGAGCCTGTCGTTTCTACTGATGATAGATTCTATTCGCCTTTAGTAAGAAACATAGCTAAAGAAGAAGGTGTTTCTCAAGAAGAATTAGATGCTTTAAAAGGAACAGGTAAAGATGGCCGTGTTACAAAAAATGATATATTAGATTACGTAGCTAATAGAGGTAATTTAAAACTTGACGCTTCTATAAAAGAAGTGCAACCCGCTCAAACACCACCAAAAGCAGAGGCGGTTGTTCAAGCGGACGTGCCTCAGGAAAGAGTTGTTGAAGCAAAAGTAAATAACGAAAAAGTAGTTGAAGTTGTTTCTTCTGAAAAGGAAGCGACAAAAACCTTGCTTACAAACAGTGGCGACGAAATAATTGAAATGACCCGTATGGGAAAAATTATTTCTCATCATATGATGGAATCTATTAATACTTCGGCTCATGTGCAAAGTTTTATTGAAGCCGATGTCACCAATGTTTGGAAATGGCGCGCAAAAGTTAAAGATGCCTTTGCTAAGCGCGAAGGCGAAAATTTAACCTTTACTCCAATTTTTATGGAGGTAATTGCCAAAGCACTTCGTGATTATCCATTAATGAATATCTCACTAGAAGGAGATAAAATAATTAAAAAGAAACATATAAATTTAGGAATGGCAGCAGCGTTGCCGGATGGAAATTTAATTGTTCCTGTAATAAAAAATGCCGATCAGCTTAATTTGGTTGGAATGACAAAACAGGTTAACGACCTGGCTAACAGAGCGAGAACTAATAAACTAAAACCAGACGAGATACAAGGTGGAACTTATACAGTTACCAATGTAGGTAGTTTTGGAAGTATTATGGGAACACCTATTATTAATCAGCCACAAGTTGGAATATTAGCCTTAGGAGCCATAAGAAAAATGCCTGCGGTAATTGAAACACCCGAAGGCGATTTTATAGGTATTCGTTATAAAATGATTTTATCGCACTCTTACGATCATCGCGTTGTTAATGGCGCTCTTGGTGGTATGTTTGTGAAAGCCGTTAAAGATTATTTAGAAGCTTGGGATATGAAAAGAGAAATTTAA
- a CDS encoding glutaredoxin family protein, with protein sequence MKSLSISLFILLFTTSLIAQNQHKFVSLKEKKTGKRLELIAVNKDSISYDVFLRVTTDDYRRTSLRPILKTLPPNSETKLLTMVLLDGKAGIYNSTFIVNEVSYDFSLRKDKQDINFKIDESLKNKTITMFTKDHCVLCNDLKTILNNNGLKYQEYNISNDTLNLIRLANELKTNKIKETSHLPVFKINDSLYTKIESKSDLLEAVREKL encoded by the coding sequence ATGAAATCTCTCAGTATTTCCCTTTTTATTTTACTCTTCACTACATCGTTAATTGCCCAAAACCAACATAAATTTGTTAGTTTAAAAGAAAAGAAGACAGGAAAAAGATTAGAACTTATTGCTGTTAACAAGGACTCTATAAGTTATGATGTTTTTTTAAGAGTAACAACCGATGATTACAGACGAACCAGCTTAAGACCGATTTTAAAAACTTTACCTCCTAATTCTGAAACCAAACTACTTACTATGGTTTTACTAGACGGAAAAGCAGGTATATACAATTCTACATTTATTGTTAATGAAGTTAGCTATGACTTTTCATTAAGAAAAGACAAACAGGATATTAACTTTAAAATAGACGAATCTTTAAAAAACAAAACCATAACTATGTTCACCAAAGACCATTGCGTTTTGTGTAATGATTTAAAAACTATTTTAAATAATAATGGGTTGAAATATCAAGAATACAACATTAGCAATGATACACTTAACTTAATTAGACTTGCTAATGAATTGAAAACAAACAAAATAAAAGAAACCTCGCATTTACCCGTTTTCAAAATAAATGATTCATTGTACACTAAAATTGAATCGAAAAGTGATTTATTAGAGGCAGTAAGAGAAAAACTTTAA
- a CDS encoding 3'-5' exonuclease — protein MQLNLTKPICFFDLETTGVNITTDRIVEISILKVYPNGKEESKTWVVNPTIPIPKEVTAIHGISNEDVTDKPTFKEISKEVYNMIKDSDLGGFNSNRFDIPLLAEELLRSEIDFDMKNRVAIDVQTIFHKMEQRTLSAAYKFYCNEELVGAHGAEADTKATYEVLKAQIAKYDEIENDTKFLADFSSRKQFADFAGFIVYNKNGDECFSFGKHKGKLVTEVLESEPGYFGWLLNADFPLYTKKVLTSIKLRNFNNKLG, from the coding sequence ATGCAATTAAATTTAACCAAACCCATTTGTTTTTTCGATTTAGAGACAACAGGTGTTAACATCACAACCGATAGAATCGTCGAAATTTCAATACTAAAAGTCTATCCTAACGGTAAAGAAGAGAGTAAAACTTGGGTGGTGAATCCTACGATTCCTATTCCTAAAGAAGTTACGGCTATCCATGGTATATCAAACGAAGATGTGACCGATAAACCAACATTTAAGGAAATTTCAAAAGAAGTTTATAATATGATAAAGGATTCAGATTTGGGTGGATTTAATTCCAACAGATTTGATATTCCGCTTCTGGCAGAAGAATTATTGCGCTCGGAAATAGATTTTGATATGAAAAATCGTGTAGCCATAGATGTGCAAACTATTTTTCATAAAATGGAACAACGCACCCTTTCTGCAGCCTATAAATTTTATTGCAACGAAGAATTGGTAGGAGCTCATGGCGCCGAAGCAGACACAAAAGCGACTTACGAAGTTTTAAAAGCGCAAATTGCCAAGTATGATGAAATAGAAAATGATACCAAATTTTTAGCAGATTTTAGTTCAAGAAAACAATTTGCAGATTTTGCGGGATTTATTGTTTATAATAAAAATGGCGATGAATGTTTTTCTTTCGGAAAGCATAAAGGTAAATTAGTTACAGAGGTTTTAGAAAGTGAACCAGGTTATTTTGGGTGGTTACTAAACGCAGACTTCCCATTGTATACCAAAAAAGTACTCACATCTATTAAGTTGAGAAATTTTAATAACAAATTAGGTTGA
- a CDS encoding fumarylacetoacetate hydrolase family protein, translating into MKIICIGRNYTEHIKELENEKPTDPVVFLKPDTSILLKKQPFFIPDFSNDVHYEVEILVKINRIGKHIDRKFAHKYYDEIGLGIDFTARDLQARLKEKGLPWEKAKAFDGSAVIGNWLPVSNFSDVNAIEFSLKKNENIVQLGNTSHMLWKIDELIEYISKYFTLKIGDIIFTGTPSGVGKVEANDKLKGFIGTQEMFSITVK; encoded by the coding sequence ATGAAAATCATTTGTATTGGTAGAAATTATACCGAACATATAAAAGAATTGGAGAATGAAAAACCAACAGATCCCGTTGTTTTTTTAAAACCAGACACTTCAATATTACTAAAAAAACAACCTTTCTTTATTCCAGATTTTTCAAATGATGTGCATTATGAAGTTGAAATTCTTGTAAAAATTAATAGAATTGGAAAGCACATAGACAGGAAATTTGCACACAAATATTACGATGAAATAGGTTTGGGCATCGACTTTACCGCCCGCGATTTACAAGCAAGGTTAAAAGAAAAAGGTTTGCCTTGGGAAAAAGCAAAAGCTTTCGATGGTTCGGCTGTAATAGGCAATTGGTTGCCTGTTTCTAATTTTTCTGATGTCAATGCTATTGAATTTTCCTTAAAAAAAAATGAAAATATTGTACAATTAGGAAATACAAGCCACATGCTTTGGAAAATTGATGAACTTATCGAATATATTTCAAAATATTTCACTTTAAAGATAGGAGATATTATATTTACGGGTACACCTTCTGGAGTAGGTAAGGTTGAAGCTAATGATAAGCTAAAAGGATTTATAGGAACTCAAGAAATGTTTTCAATAACAGTTAAATAA
- a CDS encoding competence/damage-inducible protein A produces the protein MLAEIITIGDELLIGQVIDTNSAFIAKQLNKIGISVYQITSVQDDKEHIIRALTDAETRVDIVILTGGLGPTKDDITKKTIAEYFNDTLVVSDAVLKNIENIWATHVRGHLLQVNKDQALVPSKSKVLMNLLGTAPGMWMEKGDKVFISLPGVPHEMNALITGEVIPKLKSKFNCPYILHKTLLVYGLGESALAERIETWENELPKNIKLAYLPSLGKMRLRLSSKGSSQMEVIKGVEDQIQKVIPLIKDEFAGFEGDEGSVELVIANQLTKLEKTLAIAESCTGGKIAEQFTANSGASSYFKGGVVTYSTESKMNLLGVSKEDIDAHSVVSKVVCEAMAANALKLFNSDYAVATTGNAGPTKGESEAEVGTVFVAIATKNGVYSDKFMLGNQRIKVIDKAVNKALEMLLKEIFKN, from the coding sequence ATGCTAGCAGAAATTATTACTATAGGAGATGAGTTGTTAATTGGTCAGGTGATTGATACAAACTCGGCTTTTATAGCGAAACAACTTAATAAAATTGGAATTTCTGTATACCAAATCACTTCGGTTCAAGACGATAAAGAACATATTATTAGAGCATTAACCGATGCTGAAACTCGTGTTGATATTGTTATTTTAACAGGTGGTTTAGGACCCACAAAAGACGATATTACAAAAAAAACAATTGCCGAATATTTTAATGATACTTTAGTAGTATCTGATGCTGTCTTGAAAAATATAGAAAATATTTGGGCTACACACGTGCGCGGGCATCTACTGCAAGTTAATAAAGATCAAGCTCTTGTGCCTTCAAAATCTAAGGTATTAATGAATCTTTTAGGTACCGCTCCTGGTATGTGGATGGAAAAAGGAGATAAAGTTTTTATATCGCTTCCGGGTGTTCCCCATGAAATGAATGCCTTAATTACCGGGGAAGTTATTCCGAAGTTAAAAAGCAAATTTAATTGTCCGTATATACTTCATAAAACCTTATTGGTGTATGGTCTTGGAGAAAGTGCTCTAGCCGAACGTATTGAAACTTGGGAAAACGAGCTGCCTAAAAACATCAAATTAGCGTATTTGCCAAGTTTGGGTAAAATGCGTTTAAGATTATCTTCTAAAGGATCGAGTCAAATGGAAGTTATTAAAGGTGTTGAAGATCAAATTCAAAAAGTAATTCCTTTAATTAAAGATGAATTTGCAGGTTTCGAAGGTGATGAAGGTTCAGTTGAATTGGTTATAGCCAATCAATTAACCAAATTAGAAAAAACATTGGCCATTGCCGAAAGTTGTACCGGCGGTAAAATCGCTGAACAATTTACAGCCAATTCTGGAGCATCATCTTACTTTAAAGGCGGTGTGGTTACCTATTCTACAGAATCGAAAATGAATCTTCTGGGGGTTTCTAAAGAAGATATTGATGCGCATTCTGTTGTAAGTAAGGTTGTTTGTGAGGCTATGGCAGCAAATGCGCTTAAATTATTTAATTCAGATTATGCCGTTGCTACCACAGGAAATGCAGGTCCAACCAAAGGAGAATCTGAAGCAGAAGTTGGAACCGTTTTCGTTGCTATTGCAACAAAAAACGGCGTTTATTCAGATAAATTTATGTTGGGAAATCAAAGAATTAAAGTCATTGATAAAGCGGTAAATAAGGCTTTGGAAATGCTATTAAAAGAAATTTTTAAAAATTGA
- the rpmB gene encoding 50S ribosomal protein L28 has protein sequence MSRVCELTGKKAMVGNNVSHALNRTKRKFNANLVKKRFYIPEEDSWITLKVSTSALKTINKIGISAALKDAKSKGFLK, from the coding sequence ATGTCAAGAGTTTGTGAACTTACAGGAAAGAAGGCAATGGTTGGAAACAACGTGTCTCATGCATTAAATAGAACTAAACGCAAATTTAACGCGAATTTAGTAAAGAAACGTTTTTACATTCCAGAAGAAGACAGCTGGATAACTTTAAAGGTTTCTACATCTGCACTAAAAACTATTAACAAGATAGGTATTTCTGCGGCACTTAAAGATGCAAAGTCTAAAGGATTTTTAAAATAA
- the rpmG gene encoding 50S ribosomal protein L33, which yields MAKKGNRIQVILECTEHKESGQPGTSRYVTTKNKKNTPDRMEIKKFNPILKRMTVHKEIK from the coding sequence ATGGCAAAGAAAGGTAATAGAATACAGGTAATTTTAGAATGTACTGAGCATAAAGAATCTGGACAACCAGGAACTTCAAGATACGTTACAACTAAAAATAAAAAGAATACGCCAGACAGAATGGAGATTAAAAAATTTAATCCAATTCTTAAGCGTATGACTGTTCATAAAGAAATTAAATAA
- a CDS encoding DUF4295 domain-containing protein codes for MAKKTVASLQTSSKRLTKAIKMVKSPKTGAYMFVESIMAPEFVDDFLKEK; via the coding sequence ATGGCAAAGAAAACAGTAGCATCGTTACAAACATCTTCTAAAAGATTAACAAAAGCTATCAAAATGGTGAAATCACCAAAAACAGGAGCTTATATGTTTGTAGAGTCTATTATGGCTCCAGAATTTGTAGATGACTTTTTAAAAGAAAAATAA
- the ftsY gene encoding signal recognition particle-docking protein FtsY has translation MSFFKKIFSSEKKETLDKGLEKSKTSFFGKLSKAVAGKSKVDDEVLDNLEEVLVSSDVGVNTTLKIIERIEERVSKDKYLGTDELNVILREEIAGLLSETNVGEETEFNIPQANKPHVIMVVGVNGVGKTTTIGKLAYQFKKQGLNVVLGAADTFRAAAIDQLQVWADRVGVPLVKQSMGSDPASVAFDTLKSAVSQNADVVIIDTAGRLHNKINLMNELTKVKRVMQKVVDHSPHDVLLVLDGSTGQNAFEQAKQFTSATEVTSLAVTKLDGTAKGGVVIGISDQFKIPVKYIGVGEGIEDLQVFNKFEFVDSFFK, from the coding sequence ATGAGTTTTTTTAAAAAAATATTTTCTTCAGAAAAAAAAGAAACCTTAGATAAAGGACTTGAAAAATCTAAAACTAGTTTTTTTGGGAAATTAAGTAAAGCCGTTGCAGGTAAATCTAAAGTAGATGATGAGGTTTTAGATAATTTAGAAGAAGTACTTGTTTCTAGTGATGTAGGCGTTAATACGACACTTAAAATTATTGAGCGTATTGAAGAACGTGTATCTAAAGATAAATATTTAGGAACAGACGAGCTTAATGTTATTTTGCGTGAAGAAATTGCTGGATTATTAAGTGAAACCAATGTAGGAGAGGAAACAGAGTTTAATATTCCACAAGCTAATAAACCGCATGTAATTATGGTGGTTGGTGTTAATGGTGTTGGTAAAACAACAACCATTGGCAAATTAGCTTATCAATTTAAAAAACAAGGACTTAATGTTGTTTTAGGTGCAGCCGATACTTTTAGAGCGGCAGCAATCGATCAGTTGCAAGTATGGGCCGATCGAGTAGGTGTTCCTTTGGTTAAACAATCTATGGGTAGTGATCCGGCTTCTGTTGCTTTCGATACATTAAAAAGCGCTGTGAGTCAAAATGCCGATGTTGTTATTATCGATACCGCTGGTCGTTTGCACAATAAAATAAATTTAATGAACGAGCTTACCAAGGTAAAGCGTGTCATGCAAAAAGTAGTAGATCATTCTCCACACGATGTTTTGTTGGTTTTAGATGGCTCTACGGGACAGAATGCCTTCGAACAAGCCAAGCAATTTACTTCTGCTACCGAGGTTACATCTTTAGCTGTAACTAAATTAGATGGTACTGCTAAAGGCGGTGTTGTTATTGGAATTTCCGATCAATTTAAAATTCCTGTAAAATATATTGGAGTGGGAGAAGGCATTGAAGATTTACAGGTCTTCAATAAATTTGAGTTTGTAGATTCCTTTTTTAAATAA
- a CDS encoding amidase family protein, with product MNRIVLLLFVITISACKSKIEIKQTDVSNPDSVRVKDFREFKVLDSKYINTSQLWEPFNKDLKTFTEEVYNRLKPLILEQDILTIQKNIQEHKLTYENLTKFYLYRIRKYDRENNLSLNSVISLNPFVIKEAKQKDKALLNRKFKHAIFGMPILLKDNINSLNMPTTAGAVVLQNNTTDDAFIVKQLKSNGALILGKANLSEWAYFFCGDCPSGYSAVGGQTLNPYGRRSIDTGGSSSGSGVTVASNFCAAAVGSETSGSILSPSSANSVVGLKPTIGLLSRSGIVPISSTLDTPGPMTKNVIDNAILLDAMVGFDATDSKSIKIPHTSNYFDDLNESSLSGKRFGAFKRLMQDSLYVSAINKLKSKGALVIVIDEDNMRLPNFLRLLNLDMKNDLPVYLNTWANKSIEVKSVKDVMAYNKKDSLNIMPYGQSLFRGIIADMATDTEFKAIKDTLKTSGRLFFDKPMETYNLDGFLSINNYHAAFAAVAEYPAITVPMGYMKNGTPKGFTFISKPLSEKQLLQWAYAYEQVSKMRKTPSNYN from the coding sequence ATGAATCGCATTGTATTACTATTGTTTGTAATTACTATAAGTGCTTGTAAAAGTAAAATAGAAATAAAACAAACAGATGTGTCAAATCCCGATTCGGTTAGAGTAAAAGATTTCCGCGAATTTAAAGTCTTAGATTCCAAATACATTAATACATCTCAACTCTGGGAACCTTTCAATAAAGATCTAAAAACCTTTACTGAAGAGGTCTACAACCGTTTAAAGCCTCTTATTCTTGAACAAGACATTTTAACTATCCAAAAAAATATTCAAGAGCATAAACTTACATACGAGAATTTAACTAAGTTCTATCTATATCGTATTCGAAAGTATGATAGAGAAAATAATTTGTCTTTAAATTCGGTTATTTCTCTAAATCCTTTTGTTATTAAAGAAGCAAAACAAAAAGATAAAGCATTATTAAACAGAAAGTTTAAACATGCCATTTTTGGTATGCCTATTTTATTAAAAGACAATATTAATTCCTTAAATATGCCCACAACGGCAGGTGCTGTTGTATTGCAAAATAACACAACCGACGATGCTTTTATTGTAAAACAATTAAAAAGTAACGGCGCATTAATTTTAGGAAAAGCCAATTTAAGCGAATGGGCTTATTTTTTCTGTGGCGATTGTCCAAGTGGATATAGTGCCGTTGGCGGACAAACACTTAATCCGTATGGAAGAAGATCCATCGATACTGGCGGATCGAGTTCTGGAAGTGGCGTGACAGTAGCTAGTAATTTTTGTGCGGCAGCCGTAGGTAGCGAAACTTCTGGATCTATTTTATCGCCTTCCAGCGCAAATTCTGTTGTGGGATTAAAACCAACTATTGGTTTATTAAGCAGAAGTGGGATTGTGCCAATTTCTTCAACCCTAGATACACCCGGGCCGATGACTAAAAATGTTATAGATAATGCCATTTTGTTAGATGCCATGGTGGGATTTGATGCGACCGATTCGAAATCAATAAAAATACCTCATACTTCAAATTATTTTGATGATTTAAATGAAAGTAGTTTATCGGGGAAACGTTTTGGGGCTTTTAAAAGATTAATGCAAGATTCATTATATGTTTCAGCTATAAATAAATTAAAATCTAAAGGTGCTTTGGTAATTGTAATTGATGAAGATAACATGCGATTGCCTAATTTTTTAAGACTTCTTAATCTAGACATGAAAAATGATTTGCCAGTTTATTTAAATACTTGGGCAAATAAATCGATAGAAGTAAAATCGGTTAAAGATGTTATGGCGTATAATAAAAAAGACTCCTTAAATATCATGCCTTACGGACAGTCTTTATTTAGAGGTATTATTGCCGATATGGCTACCGACACCGAATTTAAAGCCATAAAAGACACCTTAAAAACAAGTGGCAGGTTGTTTTTTGATAAACCTATGGAAACTTATAATTTAGATGGATTTTTATCTATTAATAATTACCACGCTGCTTTTGCTGCAGTTGCAGAATACCCAGCTATAACAGTTCCAATGGGGTATATGAAAAACGGCACGCCAAAAGGCTTTACATTTATTAGTAAACCTTTGTCAGAAAAGCAATTACTGCAATGGGCTTATGCTTACGAGCAAGTATCAAAAATGCGCAAAACACCTAGTAATTATAATTAA